The proteins below come from a single Gimesia alba genomic window:
- a CDS encoding tRNA-queuosine alpha-mannosyltransferase domain-containing protein encodes MRILAINAYHGGSHREFLEQWISHSCHEFSVFSLPARHWKWRMQHAAVTLASDVEARFEAGQRWDVLFVTDMFDLATFLGFVRAEIAALPRIVYFHENQWTYPVPENETRDLTYGFINLKTAISADEIWFNSDFHRREFFQASVDFLKRMPDYSLLDLLSSCEQKSSVVPPGIQQTEFEVERRGERPIQILWVARWEYDKNPRQFCEAIGELARKEIPFRLSVLGQTSPEIPDCFEALRAAFPDRIDHWGFRERRSDYLRALQQADLVISTAWHEFFGISILEAVDAGCIPILPSRLAYPEIFSKVTDCFYDGSTDSLVSKIIQFSKSLQADSLDPVLRDQLEQITAQFHWSTHVMQLDQGVENCRRRSDIS; translated from the coding sequence ATGCGAATTCTGGCAATCAATGCGTATCACGGCGGAAGTCATCGTGAATTCCTGGAGCAATGGATTTCGCATAGTTGTCACGAATTCAGTGTTTTTTCTCTACCGGCGCGACATTGGAAATGGAGAATGCAGCATGCAGCTGTGACTCTGGCGTCTGATGTCGAGGCTCGTTTTGAAGCGGGCCAGCGCTGGGACGTTTTGTTTGTTACCGATATGTTTGATCTGGCAACCTTTCTGGGGTTCGTGCGAGCAGAAATCGCGGCACTGCCCCGGATTGTTTATTTCCACGAAAATCAGTGGACGTATCCGGTTCCGGAAAATGAAACCCGCGATCTGACGTACGGTTTTATTAATCTGAAAACAGCGATTTCCGCCGATGAAATCTGGTTTAATTCCGACTTTCATCGGCGGGAATTCTTTCAGGCCTCTGTCGACTTCCTGAAACGCATGCCCGATTATTCTCTGCTGGATCTGCTTTCTTCTTGCGAGCAGAAGTCGTCTGTCGTACCGCCGGGGATTCAGCAGACCGAGTTTGAAGTCGAACGCCGGGGCGAACGGCCAATTCAAATTCTGTGGGTGGCTCGCTGGGAGTATGACAAGAACCCTCGCCAGTTCTGTGAAGCGATTGGTGAGTTGGCTCGGAAGGAGATTCCCTTTCGGTTGAGTGTGCTCGGCCAGACATCTCCTGAAATCCCTGACTGTTTTGAAGCGCTACGTGCCGCGTTTCCAGACCGTATCGATCATTGGGGATTTCGGGAGCGACGCTCCGACTACCTGCGGGCGCTGCAACAGGCGGATCTGGTGATTTCAACAGCCTGGCATGAGTTCTTCGGCATCTCCATTCTGGAAGCGGTCGACGCTGGCTGCATTCCCATTCTGCCTTCGCGCCTCGCGTATCCAGAAATATTTTCAAAAGTGACGGATTGTTTTTATGACGGCTCCACTGATTCGCTGGTGTCAAAAATCATCCAGTTTTCAAAATCGTTACAGGCCGACTCACTCGATCCAGTCTTGCGTGATCAATTAGAGCAAATCACGGCTCAATTCCATTGGTCCACTCATGTTATGCAGTTGGATCAGGGAGTGGAAAACTGCCGTCGTCGCTCGGACATTTCGTGA
- a CDS encoding SulP family inorganic anion transporter — protein MSQIDSNQPKFNLKSYLNDFNPWHNIKIMHTNVPNDILAGITVAVIAMPLALAFGVASGLGAEAGMWAAICGGILVGIFGGSNTGVSGPTGPKVVQLAAIIAATKLASGEPDIVFAMSMVFLSGLVCIVLALMKIGRFIYYTPYSVVSGFMCGIGVIIILLEIPPMLGFATPNSVVGAIKQIPYDVMHEKPHALIVSLATFFTILLWPRVTKKQWLPAPLLGLIVGTSIAHLFSFKDIEYIGSMPVGMPHLYWPDFTRFGEMVGGAFALAGLCIFDSLLTCLVADNMTNERHNSDREIFGQGIANLGCGIVGGVTTATATMRTVANIKCGGKTGLASITHGLVLLALMLGLAPYASYIPMACLAGILLKVGIDIIDYRVLPVLHRMPFMDSICFWAVLVLTISVDLLVAMGVGITIAFVRIVQELGQAYEQNVVSLNEMDRKLPSDVSMPEELKEKVLKLRLEGPLFFGVSDTIYRASSALVDYKYLIIRMARVPMADMSGTYLLDDIIEKAHKQGATVFFTGLRPQVDRTLTRLRVIEKVGREHCLETFNDAILKIQELESDLASGKTNIEEDKLSQV, from the coding sequence ATGTCTCAAATTGATTCGAATCAACCCAAGTTTAACCTTAAGAGTTATCTTAACGATTTTAACCCCTGGCATAACATCAAAATTATGCATACCAATGTGCCGAACGATATCCTCGCAGGTATCACGGTTGCGGTCATCGCCATGCCGCTGGCTCTGGCATTTGGTGTCGCTTCCGGGCTGGGGGCAGAAGCAGGGATGTGGGCGGCCATCTGTGGTGGTATTCTGGTGGGGATCTTTGGAGGCTCCAATACCGGGGTGAGTGGTCCGACCGGACCGAAAGTCGTTCAGTTAGCGGCGATTATCGCTGCTACCAAGCTGGCAAGCGGTGAACCGGATATTGTGTTTGCCATGTCGATGGTCTTCTTGAGTGGTCTGGTCTGTATTGTGTTGGCGCTGATGAAAATCGGGCGGTTTATTTATTACACGCCCTATTCAGTGGTGTCAGGATTCATGTGCGGGATCGGCGTGATTATCATTCTGCTCGAAATTCCGCCAATGCTCGGATTCGCGACGCCCAACTCGGTGGTCGGCGCGATCAAGCAAATTCCCTATGACGTGATGCATGAGAAACCCCATGCGTTAATAGTGTCTCTGGCGACATTCTTCACGATTTTGCTCTGGCCCCGTGTGACCAAGAAACAATGGTTGCCTGCACCGCTTTTAGGTCTGATTGTTGGTACCAGTATTGCGCATCTCTTCAGTTTTAAAGATATTGAATATATCGGATCGATGCCTGTTGGCATGCCTCACCTGTACTGGCCTGATTTCACTCGCTTTGGTGAAATGGTCGGGGGTGCCTTCGCTTTGGCCGGGCTTTGTATTTTCGATTCACTGCTGACCTGTCTGGTCGCAGATAATATGACCAACGAGCGACATAACAGTGACCGCGAAATCTTCGGGCAGGGTATTGCCAACCTGGGTTGCGGAATTGTGGGTGGCGTAACAACCGCGACCGCCACCATGCGAACCGTGGCGAATATCAAGTGTGGTGGTAAAACCGGTCTGGCTTCGATTACGCATGGTCTGGTTCTGCTGGCATTGATGCTGGGACTGGCGCCGTACGCGAGCTATATTCCGATGGCCTGTCTGGCCGGGATTCTGCTTAAAGTAGGTATCGATATCATCGATTACCGCGTCTTGCCCGTTTTGCACCGCATGCCTTTTATGGATTCGATCTGTTTCTGGGCCGTGTTGGTTTTGACCATTTCTGTCGACTTGCTGGTGGCGATGGGCGTGGGGATTACGATTGCCTTCGTTCGGATCGTGCAGGAACTGGGACAGGCCTACGAACAGAATGTCGTGAGTCTGAATGAGATGGATCGAAAGTTACCATCCGACGTTTCGATGCCGGAAGAACTGAAAGAAAAAGTTCTTAAATTACGTCTGGAAGGGCCTCTGTTCTTTGGGGTCTCTGATACAATCTATCGTGCTTCATCGGCATTGGTCGATTATAAATATCTGATTATCCGCATGGCCCGTGTGCCGATGGCTGATATGTCGGGAACGTATTTACTCGATGATATTATCGAAAAAGCGCATAAACAGGGGGCCACGGTCTTCTTCACTGGGTTACGACCTCAGGTGGATCGGACTTTGACCCGTTTGCGTGTGATCGAAAAAGTGGGAAGGGAACATTGTCTGGAGACATTTAACGATGCCATCCTGAAAATACAGGAGCTCGAGTCCGATCTGGCTTCAGGCAAAACCAACATTGAAGAGGACAAACTGAGTCAAGTTTAA